One Zymoseptoria tritici IPO323 chromosome 3, whole genome shotgun sequence genomic region harbors:
- the HHK14p gene encoding uncharacterized protein (Histidine kinase HHK14p) yields the protein RLSNLLKMMEMVSVGMFEYDKEGRLVYGNKAFHNLSGLPHDEDTPMAWGNYVLEEDKLWLTDVWQRLTNGQSDTFDMRWVGSNPAENPGGQWVSAACVPTTDDAGNVITVSGCITDISAQKRSHQDAVKRAEALERAAASEKRFANFIKHSNVAFYTFNVDRSMAYCNREWFELSGHPEVPFDEIDWSAFINAENLAIVSKNWDTMIATKQPTKFQFDLNRTWSDGQGREMRASVLSCSYPELGEDGSVVAVAGTLTDITYLKWAEKLQKQRTDEAVEAKRQHEAFIDITCHEIRNPLGAVVHCADLISSNLTDMKALAESASSSPSSIIALQEQCAAALDSVGIITSCCAHQRRIVDDILTLSKLDSKLLTIAPSLTDLDNMLTELQKMFEADTRKFDVQLRLEKDLGDVQWAILDTGRLMQVLINLLTNAMKFTQKEAERIVTIGVGVSNSRPSEQDLDVDFIPAGIARERSYAGTGSGREIFLHFTVLDTGCGFDEEQKGRIFERFSQASPRTHSKYGGSGLGLFISREMIELQGGEIGVSSKPGCGAKFSFYISARTANAPAASNATEAVVKQRIKEHGGVKFCILVVEDNLVNQKVLRMQLQKLGHEVHVVNHGGEALEFLKRTTSCEGNESSPIRLSVVLMDIEMPVMNGLECTQKIREAESDGWLSGRLPIIAVSANARDQQLRSAMDHGVDDAITKPFRVADLLPKIERLV from the exons CGACTCTCCAACCTTCTCAAGATGATGGAAATGGTCAGCGTGGGCATGTTTGAGTACGACAAGGAAGGACGCCTCGTCTACGGGAACAAGGCTTTCCACAATCTCTCTGGCCTTCCTCACGACGAAGACACACCTATGGCATGGGGAAACTATGTACTTGAAGAAGACAAGCTTTGGCTCACCGACGTCTGGCAACGTCTCACCAACGGCCAGTCTGACACATTCGACATGCGATGGGTCGGCTCCAATCCCGCAGAAAACCCTGGAGGTCAGTGGGTCTCGGCTGCGTGCGTGCCTACCACCGATGATGCAGGAAATGTCATCACAGTGAGCGGATGCATTACGGACATCTCGGCGCAGAAGAGGAGCCACCAAGACGCGGTCAAGAGAGCTGAGGCATTAGAACGTGCGGCAGCGAGCGAGAAGAGGTTTGCGAATTTTATCAAGCATAGCAATGTTGCATTCTATACATTTAATGTGGATCGGTCG ATGGCGTATTGCAATCGAGAATGGTTTGAGCTCAGCGGCCATCCTGAAGTACCTTTTGATGAGATCGACTGGAGTGCGTTCATCAATGCGGAGAATCTTGCGATTGTGAGCAAGAACTGGGACACGATGATTGCGACGAAGCAGCCAACCAAATTTCAATTCGATCTTAACAGAACTTGGAGTGATGGCCAGGGCCGTGAAATGAGAGCAAGCGTGCTGAGCTGTTCGTATCCTGAACTGGGAGAGGATGGCAGTGTG GTGGCTGTGGCCGGCACGCTGACCGATATCACTTATTTGAAGTGGGCGGAGAAATTGCAGAAGCAGAGGACTGATGAGGCAGTGGAGGCGAAGAGGCAGCACGAGGCTTTTATTGATATCACTTGTCATGAGATAAG AAATCCCCTCGGAGCGGTCGTCCACTGCGCTGATCTCATCAGCTCCAATCTCACAGATATGAAAGCTTTGGCCGAATCAGCTTCGTCATCTCCATCAAGTATCATCGCATTGCAGGAGCAGTGTGCGGCTGCTCTCGATAGTGTGGGTATCATAACATCCTGCTGTGCCCATCAACGGCGGATCGTGGACGACATTCTCACTCTCTCCAAGCTTGACTCAAAACTTCTCACCATCGCGCCCTCGCTCACAGACTTGGACAATATGCTCACGGAATTACAAAAGATGTTCGAAGCGGACACCCGGAAGTTCGACGTGCAGCTGCGACTTGAGAAAGATCTAGGGGACGTACAATGGGCCATTCTGGACACGGGACGCTTGATGCAGGTCCTCATCAACCTATTGACGAACGCTATGAAGTTCACGCAAAAGGAAGCAGAACGTATTGTGACGATTGGTGTCGGAGTATCCAACTCACGCCCTTCGGAGCAAGATCTGGACGTGGACTTCATCCCTGCCGGAATTGCCAGAGAGCGATCATATGCCGGTACTGGGAGCGGTAGGGAGATCTTCTTACACTTCACTGTCCTCGATACAGGATGCGGATTCGACGAGGAGCAGAAGGGCCGCATCTTTGAGCGGTTCTCGCAGGCTTCACCACGAACACACTCGAAATATGGAGGTTCAGGTCTGGGCCTTTTCATCAGTCGGGAGATGATTGAGCTGCAAGGTGGCGAGATTGGTGTCAGCTCGAAGCCGGGTTGTGGAGCGAAGTTTTCTTTCTACATCTCCGCGAGAACGGCGAATGCTCCGGCGGCCAGCAATGCTACTGAGGCTGTGGTGAAGCAAAGAATCAAGGAGCACGGCGGAGTGAAGTTTTGCATCCTGGTCGTGGAGGACAACCTGGTGAATCAAAAAGTGTTGAGGATGCAATTGCAGAAATTGGGACATGAGGTTCATGTCGTCAACCATGGCGGTGAGGCACTTGAATTTCTCAAGAGGACAACGAGCTGCGAAGGAAATGAGAGCAGTCCGATCAGGCTTTCTGTTGTGCT AATGGACATCGAAATGCCAGTCATGAACGGTCTGGAATGCACGCAGAAAATCCGAGAGGCCGAAAGCGATGGGTGGCTCAGTGGACGTCTGCCCATCATTGCTGTTTCCGCGAATGCGAGAGATCAGCAGCTGCGCAGTGCGATGGATCATGGAGTGGACGATGCCATTACGAAGCCATTTCGTGTGGCGGATTTGCTGCCGAAGATCGAGAGGCTGGTG
- the MgRha1 gene encoding putative alpha-L-Rhamnosidase (Alpha-L-Rhamnosidase (Signal P secreted)): MRSLHLTALLASISHAAKYEEYILAPSSRTLLPAAIYQLNGTVSNPDSLLSNSTSSTAATFTDASSLTLDFGKNIAGLVSFTVTSTSADQHIGLAYSESSLWVNGQGSDGTADAGIDEILWFQPTGPGNYTVDREHERGGFRYLSLIHNTTGEVGIDRVEVHFTPMPHWEEGKLREYTGWFHCDDELVNRIDPHYGNALVHLYKINSTQLGDETPPNTWYNNFTITNGTSALVDGAKRDRLVWAGDMAIAVPAIVVSTDDMISVANSLDSLFAVQNTTTGQLSYAGVPFPSLYSSTYHLYTLIGVADYYLYANALPYLQAKWPAWKLALNYSLSFIDDSGMMNVTSPADWLRFGMGGHNIEANSILYYTINQGLLLGAAVHESPDLLAAWSRTAERIKQSANTLLWNDTTGLYHDNETTTLSPQDGNAWAVLANLTDSSEKNTAISTALRSRWGTYGAPAVEADDAISPFISGFELRAHLLAGNATSALDLIRLQWGFMLNDPRMTNSTFIEGYSSTGELHYAPYTNDPRVSHAHGWATGPTSTLTFEVGGLKLLSAGGATWEVAPRLGGLRMVDTGFSTSLGQFAVEVNATASGQITGFMFSTPDGTSGRVSLPGVSGMLRGGNGTTVRLIDGEASDVPGGTWTLVVGPEGSTGAAAVMSASSLLAAAAGIFGCALLL, encoded by the exons ATGCGATCCCTCCACCTCACAGCGCTGCTCGCCAGCATCTCCCACGCAGCAAAATACGAAGAATACATCCTCGCTCCCTCTTCCCGCACCCTCCTCCCCGCTGCCATCTACCAACTCAACGGCACAGTCTCCAACCCCGACTCTCTCCTCTCAAactccacctcttccaccgcAGCAACCTTCACCGACGCCTCCTCCCTGACCCTCGACTTTGGCAAAAACATCGCCGGCCTCGTCTCCTTCACCGtaacctccacctccgccgaccAACACATCGGTCTGGCCTACTCGGAATCCTCCCTCTGGGTCAACGGCCAAGGCAGCGATGGCACCGCCGACGCGGGAATCGATGAGATTTTGTGGTTTCAGCCGACGGGTCCGGGAAACTACACGGTCGATCGAGAGCACGAGCGGGGTGGGTTCAGGTATTTGAGTCTGATTCATAATACGACCGGTGAGGTGGGGATTGATCGGGTCGAGGTGCATTTCACGCCCATGCCGCATTGGGAGGAGGGAAAGCTGAGGGAGTATACGGGTTGGTTTCATTGTGATGATGAGTTGGTGAATCGC ATCGACCCACACTACGGCAACGCTCTGGTCCATCTCTACAAAATCAACTCGACGCAGCTCGGCGACGAAACTCCCCCAAACACATGGTACAACAACTTCACCATCACCAACGGCACTTCCGCACTGGTCGACGGAGCCAAACGAGACCGCCTAGTCTGGGCAGGCGACATGGCCATCGCCGTGCCCGCCATCGTCGTCTCCACCGACGACATGATATCCGTCGCCAACTCCCTCGACTCCCTCTTCGCCGTGCAAAACACCACCACAGGTCAGCTCTCCTACGCCGGCGTTCCCTTTCCCTCACTCTACTCCTCAACCTACCACCTCTACACCCTCATCGGCGTAGCCGACTACTACCTCTACGCCAACGCCCTCCCCTACCTGCAAGCAAAATGGCCCGCCTGGAAACTCGCCCTGAACTActccctctccttcatcgacgactccGGCATGATGAACGTCACCAGCCCCGCGGACTGGCTCCGCTTCGGCATGGGCGGCCACAACATCGAAGCAAACAGCATCCTCTACTACACCATCAACCAaggcctcctcctcggcgccgCCGTCCACGAGTCCcccgacctcctcgccgcctggTCCCGCACCGCCGAACGCATCAAACAatccgccaacaccctcctcTGGAACGACACGACCGGTCTCTACCACGACAACGAAaccaccaccctctcccCGCAAGACGGCAACGCCTGGGCCGTGCTCGCCAATCTCACCGACTCGTCCGAGAAAAACACCGCAATCTCCACCGCTCTCCGTTCCCGCTGGGGAACTTACGGTGCGCCCGCCGTGGAAGCAGACGACGCTATTTCACCTTTCATATCCGGTTTCGAACTCCGCGCCCATCTCCTCGCGGGCAACGCCACCTCCGCTCTCGACCTCATCCGCTTACAATGGGGCTTCATGCTCAACGATCCGCGGATGACGAACTCGACCTTCATCGAGGGATACTCCTCAACAGGCGAACTGCATTACGCTCCATACACGAATGATCCGCGAGTCAGCCACGCCCACGGCTGGGCGACGGGACCGACGAGCACGTTGACTTTTGAAGTCGGGGGTTTGAAATTGCTCAGCGCGGGGGGCGCGACGTGGGAGGTGGCGCCACGGTTGGGAGGGTTGAGGATGGTGGATACGGGGTTTAGCACCTCTTTGGGACAGTTTGCGGTGGAGGTTAATGCTACGGCTAGTGGCCAGATCACGGGGTTCATGTTCAGCACGCCGGACGGCACGAGCGGGAGGGTTAGTTTGCCGGGGGTTAGTGGGATGTTGAGGGGTGGGAATGGGACGACGGTGAGGCTGATTGATGGAGAGGCGAGTGATGTGCCGGGCGGGACGTGGACGTTGGTGGTCGGACCTGAAGGCTCTACtggtgctgctgcggtgATGTCCGCGAGCTCGCTGCTTGCTGCCGCCGCGGGCATATTTGGTTGCGCGCTGTTGCTGTAG